GAGTCTATAGCCGATGGAGGGGCTGCGGCGCGGCGGTCACATACATCAGATTCCGAACGGTACCGGTCGCCGCACGATCGACCCGCCGCGCTTGGCGCAGCGGTGCCAGAACCCCGCACCGTCTCGACCAGCCTCGCGCTATCGCCTTGCCGTCTTGCCGTTACCGGTGATTCGCGCCATCGGCCGCTGGCCCGGAGTCAGCAACGGCCAACAATTGCGTGGCGCGGCTGGCGAGCAGTTGGCCGGCCTGGAAGTAGCCCAGCACGGTGGCGACGCTGCGGTGCTCGGTCATGGCCATCACTTCGCCCAGCGGCACGCCCTGGCGCCCGGCCTCGGTCACGAAACCGGAGCGCAGGCTGTGGCCGCCCCAGTCGCCGGCCAGGCCGGCCAGGCGCGCGCGGCGCTGGACGATACGCGCGACCTGGTCGGCGCCAAGTGCGGTCGTGCCGACATGGCCACCACGCTGCAGCCGGCGGAACAGCGGCCCGTCGCGCAACTGCGCCGCGGCCAGCCACGCCGACAGTGCCTGCGCGGCCGGGCCGCGCAGCGGCTTCTCGCGGCGGTCGCCGCTGCTGTCGGTCTTGGTCGCGCCCAGTGCGTAGACCCAGGTGTCGGCGTCGAGCGCGCGCAGGTCGCCGACCTGCAGCGCGACGACTTCGGAACGGCGGCGGCCGCCGCCGCCCCAGGCCAGCGACAGCAGGGCACGGTCGCGCACGCCGCGCAGGCCGTCGTCGTCGCAGGTCGCCAGCAACGCCTGCAGCGGTTCCAGCGCCAACGCGGTCTTCTTACGGGTGCGGACCCCGGCGCGGGCCTGGGCCTTGCGTGCATTGACCAGCAGGGTCTGCAGGACCGCATGGTCGCTGGGGCTGGGCCAGCCGTGCAGGCGGTGCCACTTGCTCAGCACCGCCAGGCGGTGGCCGACCGTGGCCAACGCGAGCGGTCCGCGCCGGGCTTTGGCGCCATGGGCGACCAAGGCCGCATCGACCGCGTCGGGCAGGGCGAAGCTCCCGCGCGGCGGCAGTGCGAGGTGGTCGACGGCGAACTGCACCGCCATCGGCGCCGGCAGTGGCGCCTTGCCCAGCGCCCAGCCGTAACGCAGGGCGCACCAGGCCACCCAGTAGCGCAGGGCAGACGCGTAACTGCGCGCAGTGTGGGCGGCGGTGCCGGCGGCGACGAACGCGGCGACCGCTTCGGTCGCGGCCGCATCGAGTCGGGCCGGGTCGAGTGCGGGCACGCTCGCCAGTGGCCGCAGGGAGGTGGATTCTTTTACGTTCACCGTAGTGATTCCGTCGTTTCCGACCAATCAGGTCGGATAATCTGCCCTTATCGTACCTAATTCAGAGGAACACGCCCGATGCCCGTAGGAGTGCCCGAAACCGAGGTCTTTGCCGCCGCCGACCGGGTCCTGGCCCGCGGCGAACGACCGACCGTGGAACGCGTGCGCCTCGAGCTCGGCCGCGGCAGTCCGGCCCGGGTCGGGCAGTTGCTCGAGGTCTGGTGGGACGCGTTGGCCAAGCGCTTATCCGGGCATGCCTCGTTGCCGGCCTTGCCGGCGACGGTGGCGAGCGCGTTTGCCCAGATCTGGGAGCAGGCCGTCGCCGCCGGCCGCACCGCCGCGGAACAGGAGGTCACGGCCGAGCGCGCCGCACTGGCGGCCGTAATGCAGTCACTGCAGAAGGAGGCCGAGCAGCAGGTTGCCGCGCTCGCGCAGGCCCAGTCCGAAGCGGCCGACGCCCGCGCAGCCGCGGAGCTGGCTGGCCAGCGCTTGGCCGACCTGGAGCGGCTGCTGGCGCAGCAGGCGCAGGAACTGGCCGACGTGCGATCGCAGCGCGACGCGGCGCAGGCGCGGGCGGCAATGCACGAAGCCGGCGTGACGGAATTGCGCGCGGAGCTGGCAGCGCAACTGACCGAGGCCCAGGCCGAGCGGGCAGGGTGGGGCGCCCAGATCCAGGCGCTGGAGGACCGTGCTCACCGCGAGATTGATCGGGCACGGCAGGAGCTCAAGGCGACCAAGCTCGAGGCCGCGACTGCAACGAAGGCCGCGCAACGTAGGGAGCAAGCCTTGCAGCAGGCGCTGGACAAGGCCGAGCGGACCATCGCCACCGTGGAGGCCAAGTTGAGTGCCCTTGCCGCCAAGGCCTCAACGCGGCCGCGATCCGA
Above is a genomic segment from Lysobacter sp. S4-A87 containing:
- a CDS encoding site-specific integrase, which codes for MNVKESTSLRPLASVPALDPARLDAAATEAVAAFVAAGTAAHTARSYASALRYWVAWCALRYGWALGKAPLPAPMAVQFAVDHLALPPRGSFALPDAVDAALVAHGAKARRGPLALATVGHRLAVLSKWHRLHGWPSPSDHAVLQTLLVNARKAQARAGVRTRKKTALALEPLQALLATCDDDGLRGVRDRALLSLAWGGGGRRRSEVVALQVGDLRALDADTWVYALGATKTDSSGDRREKPLRGPAAQALSAWLAAAQLRDGPLFRRLQRGGHVGTTALGADQVARIVQRRARLAGLAGDWGGHSLRSGFVTEAGRQGVPLGEVMAMTEHRSVATVLGYFQAGQLLASRATQLLAVADSGPAADGANHR
- a CDS encoding DNA-binding protein, with amino-acid sequence MPVGVPETEVFAAADRVLARGERPTVERVRLELGRGSPARVGQLLEVWWDALAKRLSGHASLPALPATVASAFAQIWEQAVAAGRTAAEQEVTAERAALAAVMQSLQKEAEQQVAALAQAQSEAADARAAAELAGQRLADLERLLAQQAQELADVRSQRDAAQARAAMHEAGVTELRAELAAQLTEAQAERAGWGAQIQALEDRAHREIDRARQELKATKLEAATATKAAQRREQALQQALDKAERTIATVEAKLSALAAKASTRPRSEAKKPTAARRKGGKARNT